A genomic region of Salvelinus fontinalis isolate EN_2023a unplaced genomic scaffold, ASM2944872v1 scaffold_0166, whole genome shotgun sequence contains the following coding sequences:
- the LOC129844016 gene encoding killer cell immunoglobulin-like receptor 2DS2 — translation MGGVSRGHQGPEVFRGYSFTITCSTQPQYPGGSFLLTFTGSNRTQTQPAVNHSAAFLFPAADDSHQGNYSCVYENYVFSHNFSSESDLLSLTVTDHLVQPDISLTESMGGVSRGHQGPEVFRGYSFTITCSTQPQYPGGSFLLTFTGSNRTQTQPAVNHSAAFLFPAADDSHQGNYSCVYDNYVFSHNFSSESELLSLTITGN, via the exons ATGGGAGGGGTCTCCAGGGGCCACCAGGGGCCCGAGGTGTTCAGGGGCTACAGCTTCACCATCACCTGCTCCACTCAGCCACAGTACCCAGGAGGCTCCTTCCTCCTCACGTTCACCGGCTCCAACAGAACCCAGACCCAGCCAGCTGTCAATCACTCTGCTGCCTTCCTCTTCCCTGCTGCAGATGACTCCCACCAAGggaactacagctgtgtttatgaGAATTATGTTTTCTCTCACAACTTCTCCTCTGAAAgcgatctcctctctctcaccgtcACAG ATCACCTAGTTCAGCCTGATATCTCCCTGACTGAATCAATGGGAGGGGTCTCCAGGGGCCACCAGGGGCCCGAGGTGTTCAGGGGCTACAGCTTCACCATCACCTGCTCCACTCAGCCACAGTACCCAGGAGGCTCCTTCCTCCTCACGTTCACCGGCtccaacagaacacagacccagccagctgtcaatcactctgctgccttcctcttccctgctgcagatgactcccaccaagggaactacagctgtgtttatgacaattatgttttctctcataacttctcctctgagagtgagctcctctccctcaccatcaCAGGTAACTGA